Proteins from a single region of Weeksella virosa DSM 16922:
- a CDS encoding urocanate hydratase gives MTFQEQIQSGIPTQLPQPKKRNPELSHAPKRKEILSNTEIELALRNALRYFDPKDHSTLLPEFREELEKYGRIYMYRLMPDYEMYARPLDQYPGKSDQAKAIQLMIQNNLDPAVAQHPEELITYGGNGAVFQNWAQYRLTMKYLSEMTDEQTLVMYSGHPMGLFPSHKNAPRVVVTNGMMIPNYSKQDDWEKYNALGVTQYGQMTAGSYMYIGPQGIVHGTTITVLNGCRKIMDTKERKKLGTKGKLFVTAGLGGMSGAQPKAGNIAGVISVTAEVNPEATYKRYEQGWVDEVIKDLDELVVRVKKAKENKEVVSIAYDGNVVDVWEKFYEENVYIDLGSDQTSLHNPWAGGYYPVGMSVDEANKMMAEDPETFRLKVQESLRRHAAAINKHTAKGTYFFDYGNAFLLEASRAGADVMAENGVDFKYPSYVQDIMGPMCFDFGFGPFRWVCTSGKADDLQKTDEIACRVLEEIMQHSPDEIKQQMQDNITWIKGAQENKLVVGSQARILYADAEGRIKIAQAFNEAIARGEIGEVVLGRDHHDVSGTDSPFRETSNIYDGSQFTADMAIHNVIGDSFRGATWVSIHNGGGVGWGEVINGGFGLLLDGTEQASKRLKMMLHWDVNNGIARRSWARNDEAIFAIKRAMETEPLLKVTLPNKVDDALFGQ, from the coding sequence ATGACATTTCAAGAACAAATACAATCCGGAATACCTACTCAACTACCTCAACCAAAGAAAAGAAATCCAGAACTATCACATGCACCTAAACGCAAAGAAATTCTTTCGAATACCGAAATCGAATTAGCTTTACGAAATGCATTGCGTTATTTCGACCCAAAAGATCATTCGACCTTATTACCAGAATTCAGAGAAGAACTAGAAAAATATGGCCGCATCTATATGTATCGTTTAATGCCCGATTACGAAATGTATGCCCGCCCATTGGATCAATATCCAGGTAAATCTGATCAAGCAAAAGCCATACAATTGATGATTCAAAATAACCTTGATCCTGCAGTTGCTCAGCATCCAGAAGAATTAATTACCTATGGTGGTAATGGTGCAGTTTTCCAGAACTGGGCACAATATCGTCTTACTATGAAGTATCTTTCAGAAATGACCGATGAACAAACTTTGGTAATGTATTCAGGACACCCGATGGGGCTTTTCCCTTCGCACAAAAACGCACCACGCGTGGTGGTAACCAATGGTATGATGATTCCTAATTACTCTAAACAAGATGATTGGGAAAAATACAATGCTTTAGGCGTAACACAATACGGGCAAATGACTGCCGGAAGTTATATGTATATCGGTCCGCAAGGGATCGTTCACGGTACCACAATTACGGTTCTCAACGGTTGTCGAAAAATCATGGATACAAAAGAAAGAAAAAAATTAGGAACCAAAGGAAAACTTTTTGTAACCGCAGGTTTAGGCGGGATGTCGGGGGCACAGCCAAAAGCCGGAAATATTGCTGGTGTTATTTCGGTTACAGCAGAAGTTAATCCAGAAGCAACCTACAAACGATACGAACAAGGTTGGGTAGATGAGGTAATCAAAGATTTGGATGAATTGGTTGTACGAGTGAAAAAAGCAAAAGAAAATAAAGAAGTTGTTTCTATTGCTTATGACGGAAATGTGGTAGATGTTTGGGAGAAATTCTATGAAGAAAATGTATACATCGATTTAGGATCAGATCAGACATCTTTACATAATCCATGGGCAGGAGGATATTATCCTGTAGGGATGAGTGTCGATGAAGCCAATAAAATGATGGCAGAAGATCCAGAAACATTTCGCCTAAAAGTGCAAGAAAGTTTGCGTCGTCATGCAGCAGCAATCAATAAACATACCGCAAAAGGAACCTATTTCTTCGATTATGGGAATGCCTTTTTATTAGAAGCTTCACGTGCTGGAGCAGATGTAATGGCAGAAAATGGGGTCGATTTCAAGTATCCATCTTATGTACAAGATATTATGGGACCTATGTGCTTTGATTTTGGTTTTGGGCCTTTCCGTTGGGTTTGTACATCGGGGAAAGCTGATGATTTACAGAAAACAGATGAAATTGCTTGTCGAGTTCTAGAAGAAATTATGCAACATTCGCCAGATGAAATCAAACAACAAATGCAAGATAATATTACTTGGATAAAAGGGGCACAAGAAAATAAATTGGTAGTAGGTTCGCAAGCCAGAATTTTATATGCAGATGCAGAAGGACGTATAAAAATTGCACAAGCGTTTAACGAAGCAATTGCTAGAGGAGAAATCGGTGAAGTAGTTTTAGGGCGTGATCATCACGATGTTTCGGGTACAGATTCACCGTTCAGAGAAACCTCTAATATCTACGATGGATCACAGTTCACTGCAGATATGGCTATTCATAATGTAATTGGAGATAGTTTCCGAGGGGCAACATGGGTTTCTATTCACAATGGTGGTGGAGTAGGTTGGGGCGAAGTTATCAATGGAGGTTTTGGATTATTACTCGATGGGACTGAGCAAGCCAGTAAACGATTGAAAATGATGTTACATTGGGATGTGAATAACGGAATCGCTCGTCGTTCGTGGGCAAGAAATGATGAGGCTATTTTTGCAATAAAAAGAGCAATGGAAACAGAGCCATTGTTGAAAGTTACTTTACCAAATAAAGTAGATGATGCTTTATTTGGACAATAA